A single region of the Raphanus sativus cultivar WK10039 chromosome 1, ASM80110v3, whole genome shotgun sequence genome encodes:
- the LOC108843220 gene encoding uncharacterized protein LOC108843220 — protein sequence MGDNMRRDMQNLNLGADDPPVQLPVNVVNEAAAGNRFVLIGRPVMPRRQNIRSIIATLPRNWGHVGVYGRMLEGRQFQFVFPSEEAMEMVLRRGPWAFADRMLIIERWTPTFHPLMLNFIPFWIQIRGIPFQFMSQDVVMHIGRALGMYMDVDYSADVAARRDYARVRVNWNVDEPLRFQRQFQFTPGVNTLLRLTFERLRGFCDICGRLTHDSGACLIQNGGVNHEGDDDDSDNDEGGDHNLANHGVIIEEIHEGEQAGVEAEPFANEELPNGMEDYPVEMAEDDDVGGEVAMHERHMDREANKRKTWLASCEENTLYFSSVERGESSGAQGFKRTKTDALNGSPVSSSSDEEINPTVRGAVGPEPPLPP from the coding sequence ATGGGAGATAATATGAGAAGAGATATGCAAAATCTCAATTTGGGGGCCGATGACCCACCGGTCCAGTTGCCGGTGAATGTGGTTAATGAAGCTGCGGCGGGAAACAGATTTGTTCTGATTGGAAGACCGGTGATGCCTCGTCGTCAGAACATCCGCTCGATCATTGCAACCCTTCCTCGTAATTGGGGACATGTGGGCGTTTATGGCAGAATGCTAGAGGGTAGACAATTCCAGTTTGTTTTCCCGTCTGAGGAGGCTATGGAGATGGTGCTGCGCCGTGGTCCATGGGCTTTTGCTGATCGCATGTTGATCATAGAAAGATGGACTCCAACTTTCCATCCGCTGATGCTCAACTTCATTCCGTTCTGGATCCAGATCCGTGGCATACCATTCCAATTCATGAGTCAAGATGTCGTTATGCATATTGGTAGGGCGTTGGGTATGTATATGGATGTTGACTACTCTGCTGATGTTGCAGCCAGAAGAGACTATGCGAGAGTACGGGTGAATTGGAATGTTGATGAGCCACTTCGGTTCCAGAGGCAATTTCAGTTCACGCCAGGGGTTAATACACTGTTGCGTCTCACTTTTGAGAGACTTCGAGGATTCTGTGATATCTGTGGCAGGCTCACTCATGACTCGGGGGCTTGTCTAATTCAAAATGGTGGTGTCAATCATGAAGGTGATGACGATGATAGCGACAATGATGAAGGTGGAGACCATAACTTGGCCAACCATGGGGTGATCATTGAAGAGATCCATGAAGGGGAGCAGGCAGGAGTGGAGGCAGAACCGTTTGCAAATGAAGAACTCCCAAATGGAATGGAAGATTACCCGGTGGAGATGGCAGAAGATGATGACGTTGGGGGAGAGGTGGCGATGCATGAAAGGCATATGGATCGGGAGGCAAACAAGAGGAAGACTTGGTTGGCAAGTTGTGAGGAGAATACACTCTATTTTTCTAGTGTGGAACGTGGAGAATCGAGTGGAGCACAAGGCTTCAAGCGGACGAAGACTGATGCTCTGAATGGCAGTCCGGTATCATCATCAAGTGATGAAGAGATCAACCCAACAGTGAGAGGCGCGGTGGGCCCTGAACCACCACTGCCACCATGA
- the LOC108854257 gene encoding KH domain-containing protein At1g09660/At1g09670 → MMESGAGLLAMEERILPGSFFQFPLPGFSASPNRLSPCPPPPPPTGRERYLAELLQERQKLGPFSQLMPHCCRLLNQEIRRVSSLSDLDRYEPGSPFRSPGLLPPTNGKLDFDGWSMMQAEENFHHQRASPFRAPVGWGLHSPPPIVKRVIRLDVPVDQFPTFNFVGRILGPRGNSLKRVELATQCRVFIRGRGSVKDTLKEEKLKGKPGYEHLSEPLHLLIEAELPEDIINSRLEHAVHFLESLLKPMDESVDHYKREQLKELAALNGTLREESPSPSLSPCLSPSMSPFNTKRAKTGQ, encoded by the exons ATGATGGAATCGGGGGCTGGTCTCTTGGCGATGGAAGAGAGGATACTACCGGGAAGCTTCTTCCAGTTTCCTCTTCCTGGATTCAGTGCTTCTCCCAATCGGTTATCTCCTTGTCCTCCTCCCCCTCCTCCCACTGGTCGTGAGAG GTACTTGGCTGAATTGCTGCAAGAGAGGCAAAAGTTGGGTCCTTTCTCACAACTTATGCCACATTGCTGCAGACTACTTAATCAAG AAATTCGGAGGGTCTCAAGTTTATCCGACCTTGATAGATATGAGCCTGGCAGTCCATTTAGATCGCCTGGTCTTCTGCCCCCGACTAATGGAAAGCTTGATTTTGATGGATGGTCAATGATGCAAGCAGAG GAGAATTTTCATCACCAGAGAGCTTCCCCATTTCGTGCTCCAGTAGGCTGGGGACTCCATTCTCCTCCACCCATTGTGAAAAGAGTGATTAGGCTTGATGTGCCTGTCGATCAATTTCCAACC TTCAATTTCGTTGGGCGGATTCTCGGCCCGCGTGGGAACTCTCTAAAAAGAGTCGAGCTGGCAACACAGTGTAGGGTGTTTATTAGAGGACGAGGATCCGTCAAGGATACTCTCAAG GAGGAGAAACTCAAAGGTAAGCCAGGTTACGAGCATCTCAGTGAGCCACTACATTTACTGATCGAAGCCGAGCTTCCCGAGGACATAATCAACTCTCGATTGGAGCATGCAGTTCATTTCCTTGAGTCGCTCCTAAAGCCAATG gACGAATCAGTGGACCACTACAAGAGGGAACAGCTGAAGGAGTTAGCTGCTCTGAATGGTACGCTAAGGGAAGAGAGTCCAAGTCCGAGCTTGAGCCCTTGTCTGAGTCCGAGCATGTCCCCTTTCAACACCAAGCGTGCCAAGACTGGACAATAA
- the LOC108854248 gene encoding uncharacterized protein LOC108854248, whose amino-acid sequence MGYMCRETEDSSWRRLAFLASISLHFVLGLSGDSKSTNTGVKAESHASSSRTGTKVFLILVGFVAVAMFSFFLYKLWQKKKRDEQYARLLKLFEEDDELEVELGLRD is encoded by the exons ATGGGTTACATGTGTAGAGAGACGGAGGATAGCTCATGGCGGCGTCTGGCATTCTTAGCTTCGATTTCTCTGCACTTCGTCTTAG GTCTATCAGGCGATTCCAAGAGTACAAACACAGGAGTCAAGGCAGAGTCACACGCTTCTTCCAGCAGAACAGGCACAAAAGTATTCCTAATACTGGTCGGATTCGTGGCTGTAGCTATGTTCTCCTTCTTTCTATACAAGCTATggcagaagaagaaaagagacgAGCAGTATGCCCGACTGCTAAAGCTTtttgaggaagatgatgaacTAGAGGTTGAGCTTGGCCTTCGAGATTAA
- the LOC130508758 gene encoding probable elongation factor 1-gamma 1, whose amino-acid sequence MALVLHTYKGNKGAEKALIAAEYTGVQINVPDFEMGVSNKTPEFLKMNPIGKVPVLETPEGPIFESNAIARYVSRLNGENSLNGSSLIEYAQIEQWIDFSSLEIFGSIFKWFGARIGYMPYSVPGEEAAISALKRALDALNTHLTSNTYLVGHSITLADIITVCNLSLGFTTIMTKSFTSAFPHVERYFWTLINQPNFKKVVGDVKQTEAVPPVTSKKAAAQPAKAKEEPKKKAAPVAEAPKPVEEEEAPKPKAKNPLDLLPPSPMVLDEWKRLYSNTKSNFREVAIKGFWDMYDPEGYSLWFCDYKYNDENTVSFVTLNKVGGFLQRMDLARKYAFGKMLICGAEGPFKVKGLWLFRGPEIPKFVMDEVYDMELYEWTKVDISDEAQKERVSQMIEDAEPFEGEALLDAKCFK is encoded by the exons ATGGCTTTG GTATTGCACACGTACAAGGGAAACAAAGGTGCTGAGAAGGCACTCATTGCCGCAGAGTACACTGGTGTGCAGATCAATGTCCCCGACTTTGAGATGGGTGTCTCTAACAAGACCCCCGAGTTCCTCAAGATGAACCCTATTGGAAAG GTTCCGGTGCTTGAGACTCCCGAGGGTCCCATCTTTGAGAGCAACGCCATTGCCCGTTATG TGAGCCGATTGAACGGTGAGAACTCCTTGAACGGATCTTCCCTGATCGAATAT GCACAAATTGAGCAATGGATCGATTTCTCCTCACTTGAGATTTTCGGAAGCATCTTCAAGTGGTTCGGTGCAAGAATTGGCTACATGCCATACAGTGTTCCG GGTGAGGAAGCTGCTATCTCTGCGTTGAAAAGAGCACTTGATGCTCTGAACACCCATCTCACTTCCAACACTTACCTTGTTGGACACTCTATCACCCTTGCCGATATCATCACTGTCTGCAACTTGAGCCTGGGATTTACCACTATCATGACCAAGAGCTTCACCTCTGCATTCCCCCATGTTGAGAGATACTTCTGGACCTTGATTAACCAGCCAAACTTCAAGAAGGTGGTGGGTGATGTCAAACAGACTGAAGCTGTCCCTCCTGTTACTTCCAAGAAAGCTGCTGCCCAGCCTGCAAAGGCCAAGGAGGAGCCTAAGAAAAAGGCTGCCCCTGTGGCAGAGGCACCTAAGCCTGTTGAAGAGGAAGAGGCACCAAAGCCCAAAGCTAAGAACCCGCTTGACTTGCTACCACCAAGCCCAATGGTTCTCGATGAGTGGAAGAGGCTGTACTCAAACACCAAGTCCAACTTCCGTGAGGTTGCTATTAAAG GATTCTGGGACATGTATGACCCAGAGGGATACTCACTGTGGTTCTGCGACTACAAGTACAATGACGAGAACACAGTGTCATTCGTCACCCTCAACAAGGTTGGTGGATTCCTGCAGAGAATGGATTTGGCACGCAAGTACGCCTTTGGAAAGATGCTGATTTGCGGGGCAGAAGGTCCGTTCAAGGTGAAGGGTTTGTGGCTGTTCCGTGGACCAGAGATCCCCAAGTTCGTTATGGATGAGGTGTACGACATGGAGCTGTACGAGTGGACTAAGGTCGACATCTCCGATGAAGCCCAGAAGGAGCGTGTTAGCCAGATGATCGAGGACGCAGAGCCGTTTGAAGGTGAAGCTCTCTTGGACGCCAAGTGCTTCAAGTGA
- the LOC108854227 gene encoding ras-related protein RABA2a, whose product MARRPEEEYDYLFKVVLIGDSGVGKSNLLSRFTRDEFCLESKSTIGVEFATRTLQVEGRTVKAQIWDTAGQERYRAITSAYYRGALGALLVYDVTKPTTFENVSRWLKELRDHADSNIVIMLIGNKTDLKHLRAVATEDAQSFAEKEGLSFIETSALEALNVEKAFQTILSEIYRIISKKSISSDQADANGNVREGQTIDVAAASSESNTKKPCCSSS is encoded by the exons ATGGCGAGAAGACCGGAAGAAGAGTACGACTACTTGTTTAAAGTGGTTCTCATCGGAGACTCCGGTGTCGGCAAGTCGAATCTCCTCTCTAGATTCACTCGCGACGAGTTCTGCTTGGAATCCAAATCTACCATCGGTGTCGAATTCGCTACTCGCACTCTCCAA GTGGAAGGAAGGACTGTGAAAGCGCAGATATGGGACACCGCTGGGCAAGAACGATACAGAGCCATAACCAGCGCCTACTACAGAGGCGCGCTCGGTGCTCTCTTGGTCTACGACGTCACTAAACCAACAACGTTCGAGAACGTTAGCCGGTGGTTGAAAGAGCTCAGAGACCATGCGGATTCCAACATCGTCATCATGTTGATCGGAAACAAGACGGATCTGAAGCATCTCAGAGCTGTTGCCACGGAGGATGCTCAGAGCTTCGCCGAGAAAGAAGGCTTGTCTTTCATCGAGACGTCGGCTCTCGAGGCGCTGAACGTGGAGAAGGCCTTTCAGACAATTCTCTCGGAGATCTACAGGATCATCAGCAAGAAATCGATATCTTCGGACCAGGCAGATGCAAATGGTAACGTCAGGGAAGGTCAAACAATCGATGTCGCTGCTGCCTCTTCTGAATCAAACACTAAGAAGccttgttgctcttcttcctgA
- the LOC108854193 gene encoding leucine--tRNA ligase, cytoplasmic — MASDSKSFVRRDRLLEIEVAVRKWWEDEGVFLAESRKDPPKTGEKFFATFPFPYMNGYLHIGHAFSLSKVDFASAYHRLRGANVLLPFGFHCTGMPIKASADKLSREIQRFGNPPVFTAEDDNIKQVVEEEESDTPALPGQFKGKKSKVAAKAGGQVYQWEIMRSFGLTDSEIAKFQDPYEWLYFFPPLAVEDLRAYGLGCDWRRSFVTTDVNPFFDKFVRWQMRKLKSMGKIVKDRRYTIYSPLDGQPCADHDRATGEGVQPQEYTLIKMEVVQPFPVKLGPLEGKRVFLAAATLRPETMYGQTNAWVLPDGKYGAYEISESDVFILTERAALNLAYQNFSKIPQKPSCLVELTGYDLIGLPLRSPLAVNEIIYALPMLTILTNKGTGIVTSVPSDAPDDYMALHDLSAKPALRAKYGVKDEWVPSEIVPIINIPEFGDKAAEKVCLDLKIKSQNDKDKLAEAKRLTYLKGFTEGTMLIGEFVGRKVQEIKPIIKTKLIESGDAILYSEPEKPVMSRSGDECVVALTDQWYLTYGESEWRQMAEDCLSKMNLYSEETRHGFEHTLSWLNQWACSRSFGLGTRIPWDEQFLVESLSDSTLYMAYYTIAHIFHDGDMYKGSKSLISPQQMNDDVWEYLFCDGQYPKSSDIPADVLSKMKQEFDYWYPLDLRVSGKDLIQNHLTFFIYNHAALMASRNWPRGIRCNGHIMLNSEKMSKSTGNFRTLKQAIEEFSATATRFSLADAGDGVDDANFVFETANAAILRLTKELTWMEEVLAAESSLRTGPPSTYADKVFENDMNIAIRLTEKAYKDCLFREALKNGFYDLQAARDEYRLSCGTGGMNHDLIMTFMDVQTRLIEPICPQFAEYVWRKLLKKEGCVVKAGWPASNEPDLVLKGANKYLQDSIVLMRKLLQKQLLGSKKAAKKGAQVTAVADSNLKGLVYVNEQFDGWRAHCLQILQSKFDQQTNCFAPDAEILAELRETLQKDGQAENFKQIQKLCMPFLKFKKDEAIAIGSQALNLKLPFGEMEVLKSNVDLIKRQVGLEEVEIYSASDPNDVAKAGPYASLLTQNPPSPGSPTAIFVNR, encoded by the exons ATGGCATCTGATTCGAAAAGCTTCGTGAGGAGAGATCGTCTTCTCGAGATCGAAGTAGCGGTACGAAAGTGGTGGGAAGACGAGGGAGTGTTCTTAGCCGAGTCTCGCAAGGATCCTCCGAAGACGGGAGAGAAGTTCTTCGCGACTTTCCCTTTCCCGTATATGAACGGTTACCTACACATCGGACACGCCTTCTCGCTCTCCAAGGTTGACTTCGCCTCTGCGTACCATAGACTGAGAGGTGCTAACGTGCTCCTTCCGTTTGGCTTCCACTGCACTGGTATGCCGATCAAGGCTTCCGCTGATAAGCTCTCTCGCGAGATCCAGCGGTTTGGGAACCCTCCTGTTTTCACCGCTGAGGACGATAATATCAAACAAGttgtggaggaggaggagagtgaTACGCCTGCTTTACCGGGGCAGTTCAAGGGGAAGAAGTCGAAGGTTGCTGCGAAAGCTGGTGGACAGGTTTATCAGTGGGAGATTATGCGTAGCTTTGGTCTTACTGATAGTGAGATAGCGAAGTTTCAGGATCCTTATGAATGGTTGTACTTTTTCCCGCCATTGGCTGTTGAAGATCTCAGAGCGTATGGGTTGGGTTGTGACTGGAGAAGATCGTTCGTGACGACTGATGTGAATCCGTTCTTCGATAAGTTTGTGAGGTGGCAGATGAGGAAGTTGAAATCTATGGGGAAGATTGTGAAAGACCGTAGGTACACGATTTACTCGCCTTTGGATGGTCAGCCTTGCGCTGACCACGACCGTGCTACTGGTGAAGGTGTTCAGCCTCAAGAGTATACGCTTATTAAGATGGAAGTGGTGCAGCCGTTTCCTGTGAAGCTGGGTCCTTTGGAAGGGAAGAGAGTGTTTTTGGCTGCAGCTACTCTGAGGCCTGAGACTATGTATGGACAGACAAACGCATGGGTGTTGCCTGATGGGAAATACGGAGCTTATGAGATTAGTGAAAGTGATGTCTTCATTCTAACTGAGAGAGCTGCACTCAACCTTGCTTATCAGAATTTCTCAAAGATCCCTCAGAAGCCTTCCTGCTTGGTTGAGTTGACCGGGTATGATCTGATTGGACTCCCTTTGAGGTCTCCTCTGGCTGTGAACGAGATAATCTATGCGCTGCCCATGTTAACGATTCTGACAAACAAAGGTACTGGCATTGTCACCAGCGTGCCTAGTGATGCCCCTGATGATTACATGGCTCTGCATGACTTGTCTGCAAAGCCTGCTCTTCGAGCAAAGTATGGTGTGAAAGATGAGTGGGTGCCTTCTGAGATTGTACCGATTATTAACATTCCGGAGTTTGGGGATAAGGCTGCCGAGAAGGTCTGCTTggatttgaaaattaaaagtcaGAACGATAAGGACAAGCTTGCAGAGGCGAAGAGGCTGACGTACCTGAAAGGATTCACCGAAGGAACCATGCTTATTGGAGAGTTCGTTGGTAGAAAAGTCCAAGAAATCAAGCCTATTATCAAGACAAAGCTCATAGAGTCTGGCGACGCAATTCTATACAGTGAACCCGAGAAGCCTGTGATGTCAAGATCGGGTGATGAATGTGTTGTGGCCCTTACAGATCAGTGGTACTTAACGTACGGCGAATCAGAATGGCGTCAAATGGCTGAGGATTGCTTATCAAAGATGAATCTTTACTCTGAAGAAACAAGGCATGGCTTTGAGCACACTTTGAGCTGGCTCAATCAGTGGGCGTGCTCACGGTCTTTTGGTCTTGGAACGCGTATTCCTTGGGATGAACAGTTTCTTGTCGAATCCTTATCTGATTCCACTCTTTATATGGCTTATTATACAATTGCCCATATCTTTCACGACGGAGACATGTATAAAGGCAGTAAGTCTTTGATTAGCCCTCAACAGATGAATGATGATGTTTGGGAGTATCTCTTCTGCGATGGCCAGTACCCAAAGTCGTCTGACATTCCCGCTGATGTTTTAAGTAAGATGAAGCAGGAATTTGACTACTGGTACCCGCTAGATCTTCGAGTTTCAGGAAAGGATCTAATCCAGAATCATTTGACATTCTTCATCTACAACCACGCTGCCCTAATGGCGAGTCGTAACTGGCCTCGTGGTATCAGATGTAATGGTCACATTATGCTGAATTCTGAGAAAATGTCAAAGTCAACTGGGAATTTCAGAACACTGAAACAGGCTATTGAAGAATTCTCTGCCACTGCTACAAGGTTTTCTTTGGCTGATGCTGGTGATGGCGTTGACGATGCAAATTTTGTATTTGAAACTGCAAATGCTGCAATTTTGCGCCTGACAAAAGAGCTCACATGGATGGAAGAGGTTCTGGCTGCTGAATCTTCTTTGAGAACAGGCCCTCCGTCTACATATGCTGATAAAGTGTTTGAAAATGACATGAACATTGCTATCAGATTGACTGAAAAAGCCTACAAAGATTGTTTGTTCAGGGAGGCACTTAAGAATGGGTTTTACGACTTGCAAGCTGCTCGAGATGAATATAGGCTCTCGTGTGGCACTGGCGGCATGAACCATGACTTGATAATGACCTTTATGGATGTGCAAACACGCCTCATTGAACCAATCTGTCCTCAGTTTGCAGAATATGTTTGGAGGAAACTTTTGAAGAAAGAAGGCTGTGTGGTAAAAGCAGGCTGGCCAGCATCAAATGAGCCAGATCTAGTTCTCAAGGGTGCTAACAAATATTTGCAAGATTCTATCGTCTTGATGAGAAAGCTTCTACAAAAGCAGCTCTTAGGTTCCAAGAAGGCTGCTAAAAAAGGTGCTCAAGTAACAGCAGTGGCAGACTCGAATCTGAAAGGCCTTGTATATGTGAATGAGCAATTTGACGGGTGGAGAGCTCACTGCCTCCAGATTCTTCAAAGCAAATTCGACCAACAGACCAATTGTTTTGCCCCTGATGCAGAGATACTTGCAGAACTAAGGGAGACATTGCAGAAGGATGGACAAGCAGAAAACTTCAAGCAGATTCAGAAGCTTTGCATGCCTTTCCTTAAATTCAAGAAGGACGAGGCAATAGCTATTGGCAGTCAGGCTTTAAATTTGAAGCTACCTTTTGGAGAGATGGAAGTTCTTAAGAGTAATGTGGACTTGATCAAGCGGCAAGTTGGTCTTGAAGAAGTTGAAATCTATTCAGCAAGTGACCCTAATGATGTGGCTAAAGCTGGTCCATATGCTTCACTCCTGACGCAGAATCCTCCATCTCCAGGCAGTCCAACCGCCATCTTTGTTAACAG GTAA
- the LOC130508771 gene encoding glucuronoxylan 4-O-methyltransferase 1-like, which yields MRTRTNQSHELKLLLVCLLVAFILIFIVRSTITTSQKRQTPEETRSGGCSGVCSKLPRSLAQALIHYSTSVITPQQTLKEIVVSSRVLDKKSPCNFLVFGLGHDSLMWNTLNYGGRTVFLEEDEAWIKQIQRRFPMLETYHVTYDSKVNQAENLLEVGKGPECTAIGDPRYSMCQLALKGLPDEIYETSWDLIMVDAPTGYYDEAPGRMKAIYTAGMMARNRERAGETNVFVHDVNREVEDKFSMAFLCEGYMKKQEGRLRHFIIPSYRNGPEPESFRPFCP from the coding sequence ATGAGGACCAGAACAAACCAAAGCCACGAGCTCAAGCTTCTCCTTGTTTGTCTTCTTGTGGCCTTCATTCTCATCTTCATCGTTAGATCAACTATTACAACTTCGCAGAAACGCCAGACTCCGGAAGAGACAAGATCAGGGGGTTGCTCTGGTGTCTGCAGTAAGCTACCACGTTCCCTCGCGCAAGCCCTGATCCATTACTCTACATCAGTCATCACACCGCAACAAACGCTCAAGGAAATAGTGGTCAGCAGTAGAGTACTCGACAAGAAGTCACCCTGCAACTTCTTGGTGTTTGGTCTAGGCCATGACAGCCTCATGTGGAACACTCTCAACTACGGAGGCCGAACAGTGTTCCTCGAAGAAGACGAGGCGTGGATAAAACAGATCCAGAGGCGGTTTCCGATGCTGGAAACTTACCATGTAACCTACGACAGTAAAGTCAACCAAGCAGAGAATCTACTAGAAGTTGGGAAAGGACCCGAGTGCACAGCCATTGGAGATCCAAGGTACTCAATGTGTCAACTAGCACTCAAGGGTCTGCCTGATGAAATCTATGAGACTAGTTGGGATCTAATCATGGTCGACGCACCCACTGGATACTATGATGAGGCTCCTGGGAGGATGAAAGCTATTTACACGGCGGGAATGATGGCAAGGAACAGAGAACGGGCAGGAGAGACCAATGTGTTTGTGCATGATGTGAATAGGGAAGTAGAAGACAAGTTCTCAATGGCTTTCTTGTGTGAAGGGTACATGAAGAAACAAGAAGGGAGACTAAGGCACTTTATCATCCCTAGCTATAGAAATGGTCCAGAACCAGAATCATTTAGACCCTTTTGTCCATAG